From one bacterium Scap17 genomic stretch:
- a CDS encoding DNA replication terminus site-binding protein, whose translation MPEYQLMARIEAAFDTQISAADQVITAVREENSPLWRLDGVSADSEWLSQALQDVWYQDGQDGRVTRPYLGVVAAGPTVIERVAALNAAKEQLAELFAELREKYPDQLAELKAILPFRHPGLNQHLRGDGLARLHLKQCWRRVPVAEAPVARVRFAWYSSGRSIQRVSVAECETLLMKLDTEAEHVRLQLKLLAGLPSNEILARIQPQAPLMRANLFYREPVMREDGELRTRRALNVSLPLFLPHDDLRLPALNQPSPTPPTERTRARRGDVRIEDTPFLKSLRVHRYR comes from the coding sequence ATGCCCGAATACCAGTTGATGGCCAGAATAGAAGCGGCCTTCGATACGCAGATCAGCGCCGCCGATCAGGTCATCACCGCGGTCAGAGAAGAGAATTCGCCACTCTGGCGACTGGATGGCGTCAGTGCCGATAGCGAATGGCTCAGCCAGGCGTTGCAGGACGTATGGTATCAGGATGGCCAGGACGGCCGAGTCACCCGCCCCTACCTGGGCGTGGTCGCAGCAGGCCCGACGGTGATCGAGCGCGTCGCGGCACTCAACGCGGCCAAGGAGCAACTGGCGGAGCTCTTCGCCGAGCTGCGCGAGAAATATCCCGACCAACTGGCCGAACTGAAGGCGATTCTGCCCTTCCGCCATCCGGGGCTGAATCAGCACCTGAGAGGAGATGGACTGGCGCGACTGCATCTCAAGCAGTGCTGGCGGCGGGTGCCGGTGGCAGAGGCGCCAGTCGCGCGAGTGCGCTTTGCCTGGTACAGCTCCGGGCGCTCGATCCAGCGCGTCAGCGTGGCGGAGTGTGAGACCTTGCTGATGAAACTGGATACCGAGGCCGAGCACGTACGCCTGCAGCTCAAGCTGCTCGCTGGCTTGCCATCGAATGAGATTCTGGCCCGCATCCAGCCCCAGGCACCGCTGATGCGAGCCAACCTGTTCTATCGTGAGCCGGTGATGCGCGAAGACGGCGAGCTACGTACGCGCCGCGCGCTGAATGTCTCCCTGCCGCTGTTCCTGCCGCATGATGACCTGCGTCTGCCTGCACTCAATCAGCCAAGCCCGACGCCGCCCACCGAGCGCACACGCGCCCGCCGCGGTGACGTGCGCATCGAGGACACGCCCTTCCTCAAGAGTCTGCGCGTGCATCGCTATCGCTGA